A part of Aegilops tauschii subsp. strangulata cultivar AL8/78 chromosome 2, Aet v6.0, whole genome shotgun sequence genomic DNA contains:
- the LOC141041132 gene encoding uncharacterized protein — protein sequence MTRATSSAAVWSSLGAMFAAQNRASVRQLRTQLSHTKKNDMSAAEFFHKMTGYADALATVGDVLSDDEIIGHIIGGLGQEYDPLMTALSVFTGQVSLSEFYSYVLSFEARQEQHAANSGNYSPSANNAMRHGNGSRDGSRNSNDNHANRNGGHNGGNGGRCGTSGNGGHNGGRNRRPPRCQICRMEGHYAIDCRERYNHAYQSDEHRSGNMVTYGHRDNNWYLDTGATDHLTNVLDRLTMHERYGGKDQVQVANGGGAAARSSSTTSMTGVNDVHATPPCAQPACATRQTDGPACAPSPSVAGPSESAGASSLHGPDVVQPTQPMRDTADAPAAAGYDRRGIGGSSFVIAYTRCSFVVACHFACITAGAAIVSVPTTHRQALVDPAWTAAMREEFSALQRTETWTLVPRPPGTNVVSLDRLLRTLAGSFPIKDLGRLSYFLEATYNPGGMVLSQRKYANDLLHRAHMENCKEVSTPMSVTDKLAANLGTPLTDDDAFRYRSMVGGLQYLTLTRPDISFAVNKVCQYLAKPTNVHWEAVKRILRFLMSCASPLEAEVAAYMEGIALTLDWSTSPFILETDSLVAANMINEPDHNRSPVAALIGEIKRLLSLGREHVLLHLLPIADGCGPPAWLSLATESTKKGLVVGLIGPDLPFTNNYDAMLIDLGNGNDIFGKALESTTSATSIPVVDLTSIEY from the exons ATGACGCGAGCGACCTCCTCGGCGGCCGTTTGGTCCTCCCTCGGCGCCATGTTCGCCGCTCAGAACCGGGCCAGTGTGCGTCAACTTCGCACGCAGTTGTCGCACACAAAGAAGAACGACATGTCAGCGGCAGAGTTCTTCCACAAGATGACGGGCTATGCGGATGCGCTGGCCACCGTCGGCGATGTACTGTCCGATGACGAGATCATCGGGCACATCATCGGTGGGCTGGGTCAGGAGTACGACCCACTCATGACAGCTCTTTCTGTCTTCACCGGCCAAGTGAGCCTCTCTGAGTTTTACTCATACGTTCTCAGTTTTGAAGCCCGCCAGGAACAGCACGCTGCCAACAGCGGCAACTACTCTCCGTCCGCCAACAACGCCATGCGCCATGGCAATGGGTCCCGTGATGGCAGCCGCAACAGCAACGACAATCATGCAAATAGGAACGGCGGCCACAATGGTGGCAATGGAGGCCGCTGTGGCACCAGCGGCAATGGTGGCCACAATGGCGGCCGGAACCGTCGCCCACCCCGGTGCCAGATATGCCGCATGGAGGGGCACTATGCCATCGACTGTCGCGAGCGCTACAATCACGCCTACCAGTCGGACGAGCATCGCAGCGGCAACATGGTGACGTACGGTCACCGCGACAACAACTGGTACCTCGATACCGGTGCCACCGACCATCTCACTAACGTCCTCGACCGCTTGACAATGCACGAGCGCTACGGTGGGAAGGATCAAGTTCAAGTCGCAAACGGTGGAG GTGCAGCAGCGCGGTCCTCCTCCACGACCAGCATGACCGGTGTGAACGACGTGCATGCTACACCGCCATGCGCCCAGCCGGCCTGCGCCACGCGGCAGACAGATGGCCCAGCCTGCGCTCCGTCACCATCGGTTGCTGGGCCTTCTGAGTCCGCTGGTGCTTCCTCACTGCATGGGCCGGATGTGGTCCAGCCAACCCAACCGATGCGCGACACCGCCGACGCGCCCGCGGCAGCTGG ATACGACCGAAGGGGGATCGGCGGCAGTTCCTTCGTCATCGCCTACACCCGCTGTTCCTTCGTCGTCGCCTGCCACTTCGCCTGCATCACCGCCGGAGC TGCTATTGTCTCCGTTCCGACTACGCATCGGCAAGCCCTCGTTGATCCTGCTTGGACAGCTGCCATGCGCGAGGAGTTTTCTGCTCTTCAGCGCACCGAGACGTGGACGCTTGTGCCTCGACCCCCCGGCACCAATGTCGTCAGCT TGGATCGTTTGCTTCGCACTTTGGCTGGGTCTTTTCCCATCAAAGATCTTGGTCGTCTTTCGTACTTCCTTGAGGCCACCTACAATCCAGGGGGAATGGTGTTGTCTCAGCGAAAGTACGCTAATGATCTTCTTCATCGTGCTCATATGGAGAATTGCAAGGAGGTCTCTACTCCCATGTCAGTCACCGATAAGTTGGCAGCGAATCTTGGTACTCCCCTCACCGATGATGATGCCTTCCGCTATCGCAGTATGGTTGGAGGATTGCAGTATCTTACTCTTACTCGTCCGGATATTTCATTTGCTGTCAACAAGGTGTGCCAATATTTGGCCAAACCCACTAATGTGCACTGGGAGGCAGTCAAGCGCATATTGAG GTTCCTCATGTCCTGCGCAAGCCCGCTTGAAGCGGAGGTGGCAGCGTACATGGAGGGCATTGCTTTAACCCTGGACTGGAGTACATCACCCTTCATACTGGAAACAGATAGCCTTGTTGCTGCCAATATGATCAACGAGCCTGACCATAATAGATCACCAGTAGCAGCGCTGATTGGTGAGATAAAAAGACTCCTTTCGCTTGGCCGTGAGCATGTTCTACTGCAT CTGTTGCCAATAGCTGATGGTTGTGGTCCTCCAGCCTGGCTATCTCTGGCTACAGAATCAACAAAGAAAGGACTCGTTGTTGGTCTGATTGGCCCTGATCTTCCATTCACAAACAATTACGAT GCTATGTTGATTGACCTGGGAAATGGCAATGATATCTTTGGGAAAGCTTTAGAAAGTACAACTTCCGCAACATCTATACCTGTTGTAGATCTTACGAGTATTGAGTATTGA